The Ascaphus truei isolate aAscTru1 chromosome 20, aAscTru1.hap1, whole genome shotgun sequence genome includes the window agactttattaggggtcctactagatccatagcaatccggtcaaatggtacatctattatgggaaggggtaccaatgggctgcggtacgctttgaatggggcggtgatctgacattctgggcatgaggagcaataatttgtaatttctgccagaaccccaggccaatagaagctttggagaaccttttcttttgtcttttccacccctaggtgtctcCCCAatggtgactatgtgcgaggtgtaatactacattacggaatgtccgtggtaccaacaattgtttaattgtaattgatttccttttatcaacccgatatactaggtcattctctacctcgaagtaggggtaggcaagtgacctgtccagttggccaggagtactattctggtcccgtatattcccccttgctaccgctaatgtggggtcttcccactgcgccttcttaaaactcccaggactgacctctaggtcagcgagtgtcttatcctgttctggggtggtaagtgcctgttcaacatcttgatttggggtattccctaaaaaggtagccatggggaagggaattttacagcactcctcctttttccccttcttatttgggccctcgtcaacctctatttctgaaaaagggaaaggatttgtttcttctgttagatcgttatggtccgctatcgaactctgggcgctattctgagaggaggaccacatttttagaaaatggggaaagtcagtccctattaacacatcatgtgccagtttgggtactatacccactttgaaatctaaagaaccaaactctgtttcaaaaacagtggaatattcgtgattatccccatgtactgtatacaacaaattgccactctttgtgaactgtttacctatttcttcttaatgggcaacaggtatttggacactagtgtgaccatgctcccagagtcaagaagtgcccgaaccctcttaccattaacctttacaaatgcccacagatggttattcaaggggtcctctgggctagagcccatacattgggaccacagcgaataaggttcaacgctgttgcattgcatgggttcagcatttagtgggcagactttcgcggtgtggcccctctcataacaatttacacatttaggtacatagtctgtgtcccacttagagccttttttcggctccccatgttggctgttgccatTAGTGATGCGAGCCACTGttactggtgctgtgtgaaggcggtcatcgctcttcagccccccttaaccctggtacccttttaccgtctctgaaagagtcctggaaccttgggtagtggggttgctccacgactatgggttgcgggtgctcttctgctgcattgtacttTCTACGAgtgccaccagctcgtctgcattatgggggtcactctgactgacccaacggcataGGGCAGGGGGAAGTTTCcgcaagaactggtccatgaccaaccgttccacgatgtggcttgctgagttgatctcgggttgtagccacttccgagcgaggtggatgaggtcatacatctggcttcgggtggctttatcctacgtgaaggaccatgcgtggaatctTCGGGCACGGACAGCCGTGGTTACGcagaggcgggcgaggatctcgaacttcaattttgcatagacgttagctgcGGCTGgttctagatcaaagtaagccttctgggattcgccgcttaggaagggtgcgattagactggcccactcagcttctggccatccctctttTTGTGCCGTGCATTCAAatgtgagaagataggtttccacatcatccgagggccccatcttctgaaggtagtggcttgccctggtcattttcgggacaggggctgcctctgccagtggaaggttactgatagtccccctcaggatctcgagttcctgctgtaagccctgagcgagccgttgttgctcctctctcagcaagctgtttgtctcttgctggtttgcattcgcgatttGCAGAGCTGCAGTCGCCtcctgctgggctattaacagctggtgctgggttgcattcgcctcttgcagggctgcattcgtctgctgctggtttgcatcagtctgttgctggtttgcattagtctcttgctgggctattaacagctggtgCTGCTTTGCATTAGTCTTTTGCTGGATTTCAtttgcgtctttctggacagcgacattgcgaaccagcgcactcaccacgtcttccatcttgtttggagaggagaaaaggaaaaaaaatcctttttttttatttttttaaagttctttaacccgcagaccttttagtgtcctgctgcattctccaccttatgtgacaaacggcttactccggggctccgccgtcagtCCGGGACTGTTAAAACAGTAGTGCCAATTCATTCAATATTTGTCTGAACTTTTTTCCCCTTTGTTTGAGAGTCATATATGCCGTGGTACTAGTTCATATATATTATGTCTTGTAACCGTAGTACTTATTTATCACATTCGATGTTAGAGGTACAGGGCTGTGTCCACAGCGCATGCGCATGTAATGACGCGGCACGAGCCTAACATAGGGACCGTGTGAGGTCCTTTGATCTCCGATCAACATGCGCAGTGAGGTGGACTTAGCTGTATGCCTGTTAGTGTGGGTATGACTCAGTGAGGGGCGCCAGGACAATTGCAGGGACGGcccgtgatgacgtcacggacatgcgcacTAGCATCCGTGAGGCCCGTTTTGCCCATACTTTATATGCCAGTAAACCGGAGTTGGATCCCACCAGAGCAGTGTAGGCGACAGCAATGCTATAGACGCCCCTTTATGACGTCATGCACATGCGCACTATGCCTCAGCGGGACCAATCTGCCAGCATTGCCCTCTTTCGTGAGGGTAGGCGTCCACATGATACAGCCCTAATATTGGCTTTCCAGCTATGACGCCCAAATGACTCTCACAGTAAGTTTACCATACACACCTGTTCACCCTTTGCATACAGCGCTACTGATTAATTTTATCAGGTGATAACACTCATTGGCCCAATTAGTTCTCCCTTTTAAGCAAGCATGTCACCCTGCCTAcagtaccactcccagtagaaggctcttggccgaaacgcgtaggagcaggtccagtaggcaggatcaccctggtttgtccccctctTGGGACACGTTACCATGCTATGAGCATTTGCTCCTTGTCTCCTCCCTTCATTCTGCTGTGTACCTGACGTTAGGTGATGTATCATTATTTGTTGCGGCAGGCTAAGATGTGCCTTTCTGGCTTCATACTGTGTGTCTCTCATTGATTTTCATTGATACTGTGTCACTTTACATATACCCTAGACTCAAGGGGGATAGAAGTGTGCTGTTATTTTTTGCATTGACCACGTAGCCCAGCCACCTTGTTTGGCCTGTTGTCAGCCTTATTGTGTtaaccttgtcaggtactttagaGCATTTATTGTCAATTATGACATTTGTATTGTTCCCACTGGGAAATACCTGTTGGAGGATTTAACAAGTTCTGCTACGCACAGGGGATCCATGTCCaattttaattttctgtgctttgtttttaacttttgttctgtgacaatctgtaataaaaattatgtgattttgtactgccaggcatactagagtgctttttgttcagggctctttttctctctcacaatatatatatacctgggtttgaacggggacgagacttagatattataaaatataatttattccttgataaaggtgaacacaacaaaatgtacaaataacagcaaaatataggcacttacttaaagatggcaatgatgaaacagtcccatctggactggcagttcatacagcaatacctgcatcatcccaagacattgcataaagacacaggcctgatgacatgcagacatgaagacatttgcatgcagacatgaagacaatgggtaaggggggattctgacttaaatactatgtcaaactcatctcttaacccttggtgccgagacggctagcaaaagtccttttgaagctcttgaagctgattttggactTCCAGGGTTCAGTGTGAAATGTCACACTTAAACTGGTCAGTTCCTTTGGGTCCCAaggccaagcataaacaattagcaatttagcctttgatgactagccttcctgctcattatcataacagggaGTTTGCCGTTTTCAGAACACAACCAAAAttccatatttactgcaaataacttcataacttcagttcagttttACTTACTGGCAGGCGacccatattaatacattccgtcacgccggCCGCTTTCACAGAGACTAAACATTacactgtaatattaaaattaagagagatattaatatctggctcttagcaGCTGTTAGAGATCAAGTGGTTAGACTTCCTAGGTGGGGCTTGGGGTCACGataacacatatgtaactcttagcatgttcagccaaggacatctcataatattcttatatttaataaggtcacccattctgatttCCTCCTTGGGTAGCCCCACCCTTGCCCAATCAATAAGTCCTTTGAAGTAGggacccctgggggggggggtgtcatgtTTATTCCTGCAGGATACCTGGGTGTTTAAGTGTGAGTTTTAACGCTCACAACCCAAACAGTCCCTGGGTcccgcataaccaattaggtaattagcctttgatcagggctatgtaaattctagcaagctgTCCTGCTTGCATAAGCAAGTGAcccataacatttgttccttaatgcattgcagagggcaggcagaaaaaattagcattctgcctgtattttttaaaactgcaacagaaaggcactttatcaaaaatatatgtttcccttatgacaaagttatatttttaataggggTGTCCTTGGGGGGTTACGCTGAGGCTGCGCACCAAcactcagggtgctggctcactccgttcctaaattaccAGTCTTACTGGAACGGctcctgtttattcagcactgcatataatattaaccccttaagtcccagtgtgtGTTAGGCAGACACTGATCCAGAAACAATACATGgtaacaggggaatatacattttcatgttataacaagggttaaatcacatttctgggcctcagcccagttaaccccttgtctccctggtgaggttagagggtggccaattggggggtaacccctttaatcccaggccaaaccctcacgatcatcacacacacatacatacacacacacatacatacatacacacacacacacacacacacacacacacacacacacacacacacatatatacatacatacacacacatacatacatacatacatacatacatacatacatacatacatacatacacacatacatacatacatacacacacacacatacacacacacacacacacacacacacacacatacatacacatacatacatacatacatacacatacacacatacagtacatacatacacacacacatacatacatacatacatacatacacacacacatacatacagactcaAGGCCAAATCACAAGGTGTTAAGAATGTCCAGGGTGGGGTTTGACCTGTGGTCTCTCTCGCTTCCAGTCTGCAGTTCTCACGGTCTGCCACTGGGAGTGCTGTTGAGTACCCACCCCTCGCCCCATCCAGCCCTTTATCCGCCTCCTCTTCCTGTTCCTCCCTGCGCGGTTATTGGGCTTCTCCCCAGTAACAGGCGCGCTGCCTCATTGTTGCCATTTGCTGCTGCTGTGTACCAGACCCTATTCTGACCCTTCTACACTACCTGACCAATGCTGCCCACCTCTGACCTTCTACCTGTCCACTGACCTCGGCCAGTCCACCGACGACTGATACCTGCCGACTTCCCTCCTCTGACCTCTCTGCCTGTCCACTGACCACGCCTGTCCACTGACCACTGCTCCGTGCCTGCTGCCTTCCCCTGGCCACTGCCTGTGCACTGATCACAACTCCCTTCCTGCTGCCCTCCTCTGACCTCTGCCGGTCCAATGACCACCACCACTACCTGTCCGCCTCTGACTTCTCTGCCTGTCCACTACCACTGCCTGCCTGCTACCAATTCCAGCAACTGGACTCCAGACCTCCCCTTGACACAAGGACAGTTCGTATACTTttggccctcccccccccctgacccCACTTCTGCACACTCTCCATTTTATTGACCTCCATGAGTCTGCCATCTCCTGGTTTATATCTTCCCCTATCTCACCGCACGTTCGGTGTTTCCCGATGCTggcaccccctcctcctcactcctaCCCACAGAcggtgtaccccagggctctgcccTAGGACCTCTACTCTTCTCCACTTGCACCTCTTTCCTTGGCAAACTAACACAGTCATTGGGTTTTCCTACCACCTCTATGTAGAGGACACCCACATCTCCCTCTCCTCTGCTGACCGCTCCCCTTCTCTGCTGTCTCATATCACTAActgtctctctgttatctccGCGTGGGTGTTTAATCGCTATCTTAAGCTTAACATGTTAAAAACGGACCTCATCATCTCCCCTCCGTCTTACTCTACACCGACACCGGATTCCTCGCATGGAATAGATTACTCCACAATGACCCCGATACCCCAAGCTAGAGGCCTAGGTGTCATACGTGCCCCTCCCCTCTCATTCCCCCGCACATTCAGCACCCCTCCAGATCATGTTATTTACCCCTCTGCGATATTGCTAAAATACGTCCCTTCCTCATGGGGCAATCCATCAAATTCATACTCACGCGCTGATTATATCCCAAATACTGCAACATGCTGCTAGCTGGTCTACGGGGTAACTGGTATGTGGAGATGACTTTCTTTCATATGTGATTATatagagtaataggagttatagggagaggttaagtggggtaataggaggagttatagggagcggttatatggagtaataggagaatTTATAGGGAGTTGTTAAATGAAGCAGTAGAAGTTACATTatatggagcagttatatggggtaataggaggagttatagggaggggttatattgggaaataggaggagttatagggaacggttatatggggtaataggaggagatattggGAGcatttatatggagcaataggaggagttataggaagtagTTATATGTGGAAATAGGAGGAGAtattgggagcggttatatgggtgtAACGGGTTTTGCGGACTGGCccagacccacccaatctcacattggcccctgtggactAACCAGCCCCCTTTACATGGTgagtgtgtctggtggtgcacctgttggttaCAGgacccctgagtctcccgcttgatggtgtaTTAGggatgacccgtccagacaggcaactgaggtagtgtgctgagtcctacctatatccagtgcagcgcctccacctcatcaggattcctgcgtccgcatgggaatggttctgatgaggaactcctctgtggtggtCCCCTCTGTGCAATAAGTCCACACAGCAACATCTTTATTGAacgcggtgggccagctgccctccacaatggggtgtatctagccctccattgttcagctgcttccctttgaaaggtgcgCCTTCCCataattggtgggttccctatctcccTTTGTGGGAGATagttcctgtgccaggtccctggtcacagtgtcATAATTGTCTATCAATCACAGCGTAGCCGTGTTCTTTAACCTTCCTTAACAACTCCAACACACACAGAACTAACTttggatcagtgctgtgccttatgtatcctctggaggctgacacacctctgacctcactaaccatggagtcagagcctgtgaccactcccatccatacatagggcacctcaccagggtgtgagggcaaatctCCATacttactgctggcatgcccacaacttactaggccttactgccagcaggagagatgactgtagccattttacatgaccgctacatggggtaataggaggagtttaaGAAGCAGTAATATGGAACATAAGaagtagttatagggagcggttatatggttaATAGGAGGAAATATAgcgagaggttatatggggtaataggaggagttatatagaGCAAATATACGTTAAATGGATACAAATAGTCACAATGACTACTTCcattttattttactgtacattaaaattcaattttatttcacaatttcaaATTGAACAATACGAACGTCCCACTAATTTGGGCCTTAAAAGATCTGCATCTCCAACCATCTCCACCAGATATATTTAGAGACGTCGCTGGCttaacccttcccccccaccccccgaagaCCTTCCCGATTGAATGTAGACCCTTCATGGGGAAGTTGAGAAGAAAGAAGACTCAGTTTTCACAGCAGGTGAACTTGACATCATTGAGGGCCGTGTCATCTCCTTTTCCTTGGTACCTCTCCACCCTGGTGCTGATGCCACAGATCCCTATGTTGCAGGACTGGCTCCACCCTCCGAATGAACCCCACAAGAGCCAAAGTTTCACTAGTATCGTTTCGTCTGAGCACTTAAACATGATGTTGTTGGCGGCAGTGTCGTCACCGTCCCCCTGAGGTGGACTTACTCCCAAGTTGAAACCGATGAGGTTGCCGTTGCGACACCGCACAGGGGAGGTCCATGAGCCCCACCTGAGAGAGAAGAAGGAGGATGTGGTTAGTGGTGAAGAGGAAACTTCCTAGGTGCTCTTGCAGAGGAGACCTGACCTGTAGGACAGGCACAGGATTTTAGGGGAGATCTGACCAATTATCTATACAGTGGCATCGCCCCTGTCCTACGTCCTTCAGGGTAGTAAAGGGGATCTCTAATAgggtgagagtaaaggggatctctaatagggtgagaggaaaggggatctctaatagggtgagagtaaaggggatttttaATCTGTAAAGTGGTATCACCCCCTCCCTTAATCTCCTGGTGATACCCATCTCTATATATTCGAATACCTTGCTATCCTCCCAGCTGCCTTAatttccctccctatacaccccaacattttGATTGCCCTCGGAACTCCCTTATACACCCCTCTTTATACACCTGAAAATCCTGTCATCCTAATATATGCTTGGcaaactctgcacatgtgaagaatggacctgtgaggtttggagagCTCTGTACATGTTAAGAAGAGACCTaggaggtttggaaagctctgtacatgtgaagaagagacctgtgaggttaggaaagctctgtacatgtgaagaagagacctgtgaggttaggaaagctatgtacatgtgaagaagagacctgtgaggttaggaaagctatgtacatgtgaagaagagacctgtgtggctgtgcatgtcctgtgaatgACTTACGCTCCTTCAGTAGACTGGATTGGAAATTCCCCAATGTTGTTGCTGCTAAAACAGAGCAGCCGTATCCCGTTCAGAGACGTATCATCACCAAACCACTGGTATTGTTCCAACTGTATCAGGAAGatcagttacaatgtatccatCTCATATATAACTACTCATAACCCCTCAACCCAtgaaacacgtccctgtcattaggtcactttgctcctacgtgggactgaccctttaacccattaaacacatcccggtcattaggtcactttgctcctaggtgggactgaccctttaacccattaaaaacgtccctgtcattaggtcactttgctcctacgtgggactgaccctttaacccattaaacaagtccctgtcattaggtcactttgtacctaagtgggactgaccctttaacccattaaacacgtccctgtcattaggtcactttgctcctacgtgggactgaccctttaacccattaaacacgtacctgtcattaggtcactttgcccctacgtgggacagaCCCTTTAagccattaaacacgtccctgtcattaggtcactttgcccttatgtgggactgaccctttaacccattaaacacgtcccggtcattagatcactttgcccctacgtgggactgaccctttaacccattaatccctGTTATTAGgttactttgcccctacgtgggactgaccctttaacccattaaacacgtccttgtcattaggtcactttgcccctacgtgggactgaccctttaacccattaaacacgtccctttcATTAGGTTACTTTGCTCCTAGGTGAGACTGACCCTCTAACcctttaaacacgtccctgtcattaggtcactttgctcctacgtgggactgaccctttaacccattaaacacgtccctgtcattaggtcactttgctcctaggtgggactgaccctttaacccattaaacacgtccctgtcattagatcactttgcccctacatgggactgaccctttaacccattaatccctgttaataggtcactttgcccctacgtgggactgaccctttaacccattaaacatgtccctgtcattaggtcactttgcccctacgtggtactgaccctttaacccattaaacacgtcactgacCTGACCAAATAATTTACCTATGTTGCTTCTCAGATTAATCCTAATTGTGGGATATTAGAACGAGGGGCACTTTGTGGGGTTTACAGGTAACACTTCTCATTAGGGGCTCGATAAGGGGACAGACCTAAATGGGTTAAGAAGGCAGCAGTGGGGGCAGAACGGAGTTATGGGGCAATTCTTAGACTGCTTTGATTTCtgactcagggaccccccccccttcttcccgacttacaggccctggtatggggcatcggatgtcAATAATTGATATATGGGCCCCCCATATCTGGGCCAGAAACTCGGACCAACTGGGGGGTGTTATAGTGAGGTTTGGGATTTAGGGGATAATGGGAAAGCAAAGGGGATtcctaatagggggagtaaggggattctaatagggggagtaacgGGGATtcctaatagggggagtaaggggatttctaatagggggagtaagggggattctaatagggggagtaaaaGGAATTCTAATTTGGAAGTAAGGGAGGtactaatagggggagtaaggggattctaatagggagagtaagggggattctaatagggggagtaaaaGGAATTCTAATAGGGgtagtaagggggattctaataggggagtaagggggattctaatagggggagtaagagggatatctaatagggggattaagggggatatctaataggagagtgagggggattctaatagggggagtaagatggattctaatagggggagtaagggggattctaataggggagtaagggggattctaatagggggagtaagggggattctaataggggagtaagggggatatctaatagggggagtaaggggggttctaataggggagtaagggggatatctaatagggggagtaagggggatatctaatgggggagtaagggggatatcTAATAGGGGAGTAAGGAGGATATCTAATAAAGGGAGTAAGgaggattctaatagggggagtaagggggatatctaatagggggagtaagggggattctaatagggggagtaagggggatatctaatagggggagtaagggggatatctaatagggggagtaagggggatatctaataggggagtaagggggatatctaatagggggagtaaggggtatTCTAATAGGGGAAGTATAAAGGGGATATAACGTGGGAGACTAAAGAGGATTTTGTATAGGGTAGAATAAGTGGGATGATTCATAGAGGGAATAATTTGGGGTTATGATAGGGGAGGATAAGGGAGATTTCTTATAGGGGGGAGCGATAAAGGATTTCTATCAGGTGGATAGTACGGGGGGGGGGATTATCTAAATAGGTAAAACAATGGCCATTACTGATAGTTAGAGTAAAAGGATTTATATTAGGGAATGTAAGGCGATTTCTCATAGGGAATAGGGCGAGGGAGAGAAAAGTGAGGTTAAAAAGTGAATTTGCAATAAGGGAATAAAAGGGGATTGTAATATTTCCtatatatagggggctatgcactaagcagtgataactgcttttaagtccGATAAATGACTTTTAAGTCCGATACTGCCtacggcgcgattcactaagcagtgataacagcgctgtATCGGCAAACACACAGTTTTTTGCCagtttactaagcagtgatacgtgaatcgtactttaaaagcgCTCCAAAACGAAACGGAGACAGTCAGAAagcattgtttacctttttttcagCACACCGTTAATACAACAGGCCAGTGGGTGTTCCCGTGTGATCCcctcgggtgtctgggggtccacaatggcctgtggtaccaattgtgtgcccccccccaaaaacaatacttttaaataaccccccctacccaccaaggaggcctaaccaccctccccaggcaactacccttcacccattcattggtacagtgggtacatcatgctcatataatacggGCATGAtttatttaccactatagcaagaaattgtgaaggaataaaaaacagGCCAAAATAAAACACCttacattgcaaaataaaacacatcaaatggctaactaaatgcataacaactgccaataaaacaattgaatggcacagtgggtacatcatgcccatataatatgggcatcatttaacactatgccagtcaatggtcaacctattgGGTGCATCGTCCCCATCACACAGGGGGGTCTATGCACAATGCAGTGATACTGTAAGGgattttaagtgagataaatgccttatgGTGCAAAATTGTgtgcagcgcgattcacaaagcagtgataacactgcagtttTATCACCAAAACATAGTCATTGATAAAAAAGTTGCACCATAAATTGCGCCATAacggcatttatctcacttaaaaacacttactgaatcactgctttgtgcacagCCCCCATAGTGTCTAATATGGACAATGAAAGGGGGTAATCTAATACGAGGGGAGGGAGTATCGGCTACTTCTAAATACAGAGAGTAAAAAGTGTAAATCACAGTTATTAAGGAGATTTTTGCAGTAATTAGCTGGACTCTGAAGTAGTCCTGGCATAAGTTAAAATATTTGACTGCGCCTGCAaagttagattgtaagttctgcgGGGCAATTTAAATATTgtgcaatttatatattttgcCATCAAAATCACATATACAGAAGCACATACATTGCCATGCAAGAAATTATATTattgttactgtatatatttatctcaCCTTGAGAGAGAATCCTCTGGCATGGAAACCGACGGGACACATTTCAACTGGCCCCCATTCACCCAATTTACCTCCGTTGGAGACACTGATGACATTTTTTGAGTTCCCTTGTCCtactgagaagagagagaggagtaggAGGGATGAGACAACCTGGAACATCATGGTGGGGTCTTGAGGAACTCAACTGGAGATGTCAAGAGATGTCAACGGTGAGAAAAACTTCGGCGATGTAATAATCGGGAGTCAGGTTTGCAGTTCAAATCAGCAATCTTTATTTCTTCAATCAGCTCAGCGATTCAGCAAGGATACAACATACAAAATACTTCTATTCAAGGTGGCATGTATCTGAGAAGGCAGTGGCGTATCCTGCGACAGTTACTTTTTATACCCTTGAAtcaaagagatatacatcactgTCTCAGCTAACTCGCTTTTGCCAACTAAATGACGTACTTGTTTACATA containing:
- the LOC142470869 gene encoding vitelline membrane outer layer protein 1 homolog, whose amino-acid sequence is MCPVGFHARGFSLKLEQYQWFGDDTSLNGIRLLCFSSNNIGEFPIQSTEGAWGSWTSPVRCRNGNLIGFNLGVSPPQGDGDDTAANNIMFKCSDETILVKLWLLWGSFGGWSQSCNIGICGISTRVERYQGKGDDTALNDVKFTCCEN